In a genomic window of Polyangiaceae bacterium:
- a CDS encoding ATP-binding cassette domain-containing protein translates to MTAAPQELPHGHFSLPDPSLPKVLEIDKLVVEVPGRRLLDEISFWVPKGEFVCLCGPNGAGKSTFLKAVLGLMPLTSGTIRIMGKPAQKALREVGYVPQRKTSDMTFPARSIDLIVAAMRGSWPLRITEAERARAVEVLKHVGGEKLLEKQLARLSGGETQRVFLARALVNKPSLVILDEPTAGVDVKGRAEFLDLLAEISASDELAAILVTHNLAAMARCAERVVYIDAGKVAAWGLPSELLGQSSFSAISSVAAGDHPAHSHKHLPDEE, encoded by the coding sequence ATGACCGCAGCACCGCAAGAATTGCCCCATGGGCATTTTTCGCTTCCGGATCCGTCGCTTCCCAAGGTGCTCGAAATCGACAAGCTCGTGGTCGAAGTGCCCGGGCGGCGGCTCCTCGACGAAATCTCCTTTTGGGTGCCCAAAGGTGAATTCGTTTGTCTTTGCGGACCGAATGGCGCGGGAAAGAGCACCTTTTTGAAGGCAGTGCTGGGCCTCATGCCGCTCACGAGCGGCACCATTCGTATCATGGGCAAACCAGCGCAAAAGGCATTGCGCGAAGTGGGATACGTTCCGCAGCGAAAAACGAGCGACATGACGTTTCCGGCGCGATCGATCGATTTGATCGTGGCGGCGATGCGAGGAAGTTGGCCTTTGCGCATCACGGAAGCCGAAAGGGCGCGGGCCGTGGAAGTGTTGAAACACGTCGGCGGGGAAAAACTGCTCGAGAAACAATTGGCGCGTCTTTCGGGTGGAGAAACGCAGCGCGTATTTTTGGCGCGAGCGCTCGTGAACAAGCCGTCGCTCGTCATTTTGGACGAACCCACGGCGGGCGTCGACGTCAAGGGGCGCGCTGAGTTTTTGGATCTTTTGGCGGAAATATCGGCCAGCGACGAGCTTGCGGCCATTTTGGTGACGCACAACCTCGCGGCAATGGCGCGTTGTGCGGAGCGCGTGGTGTACATCGACGCGGGGAAGGTGGCGGCGTGGGGGCTGCCGAGCGAGCTGCTCGGGCAATCGTCATTTTCTGCAATATCGTCGGTTGCCGCGGGAGATCATCCTGCGCATTCGCATAAACACTTGCCGGACGAGGAGTAA
- a CDS encoding metal ABC transporter permease, with product MLEPLMVPFMQRAMIAGAVVGGLCAMIGVFVVQRGLSFIGDGLAHAAFGGIALGLLLGVTLERMTWVALPFTVIVAVGIGYVLRRGSLRGDVATGVFSAVSFALGVLFLGLRTAEGPQVNVETVLFGSILAISVEDLITVGVVAAITIVLMAFTWTKLAYATFDAELAALSGVPVAALDYMLLALTAVVIVVAVKTVGIALVSSFVVIPAATAKMLGKTIGRVAWISIAMGMLGSVVGLLLSYHANVASGATIILTLGAIFGVVLLTKRK from the coding sequence CTGCTCGAACCTTTGATGGTGCCATTCATGCAGCGGGCGATGATCGCCGGCGCGGTGGTGGGTGGTTTGTGTGCGATGATTGGCGTATTCGTGGTGCAGCGAGGCCTTTCGTTCATTGGTGACGGATTGGCTCACGCAGCATTCGGCGGCATTGCATTGGGCCTGCTCCTCGGCGTGACGCTCGAACGAATGACCTGGGTCGCTTTGCCATTCACGGTCATCGTGGCGGTGGGCATCGGGTACGTGCTTCGTCGAGGGAGTTTACGCGGCGATGTGGCGACGGGCGTGTTTTCGGCGGTATCGTTTGCGCTCGGTGTCCTGTTTTTGGGGCTGAGAACGGCCGAGGGACCGCAGGTGAACGTCGAAACGGTCTTGTTCGGGAGCATTTTGGCGATATCCGTCGAGGACCTCATTACGGTGGGCGTCGTTGCAGCGATTACGATCGTGCTCATGGCGTTTACATGGACGAAGCTCGCGTATGCCACGTTCGATGCGGAGCTTGCGGCGCTATCGGGCGTGCCCGTCGCGGCGCTCGATTACATGCTATTGGCACTCACCGCGGTGGTCATCGTCGTGGCGGTGAAGACGGTGGGCATTGCGCTCGTGAGCTCGTTCGTGGTGATTCCGGCGGCGACGGCGAAAATGCTGGGAAAAACCATTGGCCGCGTCGCGTGGATTTCCATTGCAATGGGCATGTTGGGGTCGGTCGTGGGGCTGCTTTTGTCGTATCACGCGAACGTGGCGAGCGGCGCGACGATCATATTGACGCTGGGGGCGATCTTCGGCGTGGTGCTTTTGACGAAGAGGAAGTGA
- a CDS encoding outer membrane protein transport protein, with protein sequence MICSRTVLARATVGAMAAFTIASFGARADAAGLYLSERGVRPLGRGGAFVAGADDLGAIVYNPAGLADVGKSLLLDATYVHFSSDYTRRTLVRQTDPNTGETISEQIQTLDPVQGSAPFIPIPTLAFSFVPADKWTVAFGLWAPYAGIATYPDTVNGRPAPQRYSLLSLEGSILGVGGAYASYEVSPTLRIGAGLEILAGSFNTTVVFSGCVPDKFFCAPEQPEWDVLAEMSVGPIVAPSGNAGVIWLPHPKVRVGLSGHLPFWVRSGGTIRTRLPSAAPFATAKQEGEDASVAFELPWNLRAGVEARPVDKLRLEAALAYDGWGVHDSIRVDPEGVALKNVVGFPETYYIPPVNLQRQFQGAFSVRLGGEYRIPVGKAQIDVRAGFGFETSAVPNEYVSVLTIDSNKITPSIGAGLTLGALRLDMVVAHAVIFSQDVDPRQAKISQVSPVIANPAPNPNIINGGTYSASATMIGLGAMYKFGQPEPKPAK encoded by the coding sequence ATGATTTGCTCTCGAACCGTTTTGGCACGCGCCACCGTGGGCGCGATGGCAGCATTCACCATTGCGTCGTTCGGCGCCCGAGCCGACGCCGCGGGGCTTTATCTATCCGAACGTGGCGTGCGGCCGCTCGGACGTGGAGGCGCATTCGTCGCCGGCGCAGATGACCTCGGCGCCATCGTCTACAATCCCGCGGGATTGGCAGATGTGGGCAAGTCGCTCTTGCTCGACGCGACGTACGTGCACTTTTCGAGCGATTACACGCGCAGAACGCTGGTGCGACAAACCGATCCGAATACGGGTGAAACGATATCCGAGCAAATCCAAACGCTCGACCCAGTGCAAGGAAGCGCGCCGTTCATTCCCATTCCGACGCTTGCTTTTTCCTTCGTTCCTGCGGACAAATGGACGGTGGCCTTCGGTTTGTGGGCGCCTTATGCGGGCATTGCGACGTACCCCGACACCGTAAACGGAAGGCCAGCGCCGCAACGATATTCGCTCCTGTCGCTCGAAGGCTCGATCCTTGGCGTGGGCGGGGCATATGCGTCGTACGAAGTGTCGCCGACGTTGCGTATTGGTGCGGGGCTTGAAATATTGGCCGGATCGTTCAACACCACGGTCGTCTTTTCCGGGTGCGTTCCGGACAAGTTTTTCTGTGCGCCGGAGCAACCGGAATGGGACGTTTTGGCAGAAATGTCGGTCGGCCCGATTGTCGCTCCATCGGGCAATGCGGGGGTGATTTGGCTCCCTCATCCGAAAGTGCGGGTGGGTTTGTCCGGGCATTTGCCATTTTGGGTTCGTTCGGGTGGAACGATTCGCACGAGGCTTCCATCGGCGGCGCCCTTTGCGACGGCGAAACAGGAAGGGGAAGATGCGAGCGTTGCATTCGAATTGCCGTGGAACTTGCGGGCGGGCGTGGAGGCTCGGCCCGTGGACAAACTGCGCCTGGAAGCAGCGCTTGCATACGATGGCTGGGGCGTGCACGACAGCATTCGCGTTGATCCCGAGGGGGTTGCGCTGAAAAACGTCGTGGGTTTCCCTGAAACCTATTACATCCCGCCGGTGAATCTCCAGCGGCAATTTCAAGGTGCGTTTTCAGTGCGCCTCGGTGGAGAATATCGGATTCCCGTGGGCAAAGCGCAAATTGACGTGCGAGCGGGTTTTGGCTTCGAAACGAGCGCGGTGCCGAACGAATACGTGTCGGTCTTGACGATCGATTCCAATAAAATCACGCCGTCGATAGGAGCGGGCTTGACGCTTGGAGCTCTTCGGCTCGACATGGTCGTTGCGCACGCGGTGATTTTTTCGCAGGACGTCGACCCTCGGCAAGCGAAGATTTCGCAGGTGAGCCCCGTCATTGCGAATCCTGCGCCGAATCCGAACATCATCAATGGCGGCACGTATTCGGCAAGTGCCACGATGATTGGGCTTGGAGCAATGTACAAGTTTGGCCAGCCAGAACCGAAGCCTGCGAAATGA
- a CDS encoding serine/threonine protein kinase, with amino-acid sequence MLPKPLTQSRYEIVAKIASGGMATVYLGVLKGPYGFEQLVAIKRLHPHLLDEPSSRESFLMEARMAARIRHANVVDVRDIEIIDETVQLIMPYIEGASLGSLIVTATQRKSKIPPSVVIRIMLDACAGLHAAHELKDAAGKPLGLVHRDISPQNVLVGVDGIARITDFGVARDESSNRLRTSTGLLKGKFAYMSPEYINGKRPDRRLDVFALGVVLWEALAGRRLFRGSNDGETLSRVTSVEVPRIGHMVPELGDELDAVLEMALSKAPETRFCTAQALGAALEAIAAPANMIAPVAEVSRYVRETAREDLGRLEELRRSALSKSGTHEKVPHTETTAMSTTPTMPQAGQRTAQHFDTANDKTNIVPILDLAHAPQSALIARILDGEGEMDRHADTEAQSSVVHSVSAERMPAPSFPPTLKRPAGPRGTTLMAPVHNVQVVAAAPLSLAGGSSASAAAEAAAPPKTAARNEMGVSTLPIAFQRIARPVLPFKTEKSSLKRALRNRWVLAAGVLFLLLGIGTTLWMVPRSGARNVNAAESEAK; translated from the coding sequence ATGTTGCCCAAGCCACTCACGCAATCTCGATATGAAATCGTCGCCAAAATCGCATCTGGGGGGATGGCGACGGTGTATCTGGGTGTCCTGAAGGGGCCGTACGGTTTCGAGCAACTCGTCGCAATCAAGCGGCTTCATCCGCACTTGCTCGACGAACCTTCGTCACGAGAATCGTTTCTGATGGAGGCGCGTATGGCGGCGCGCATTCGTCATGCCAACGTCGTGGACGTGCGCGACATTGAAATCATTGACGAAACCGTGCAGCTCATCATGCCGTACATCGAGGGCGCGTCGCTCGGTAGCCTCATTGTCACGGCGACGCAGCGCAAGAGCAAGATACCGCCGAGTGTGGTGATCCGGATCATGCTCGATGCTTGCGCGGGGCTGCACGCGGCGCACGAGCTGAAGGATGCCGCAGGAAAACCGCTGGGGCTCGTGCACCGAGACATATCGCCGCAGAACGTGCTCGTCGGAGTCGACGGTATTGCCCGCATTACCGATTTCGGCGTTGCTCGTGACGAAAGCAGCAATCGTTTGCGCACGAGCACAGGGCTACTCAAGGGCAAATTCGCCTACATGTCCCCGGAATACATCAATGGAAAGCGGCCTGATCGGCGCTTGGATGTCTTTGCGCTGGGCGTCGTGTTATGGGAAGCACTCGCAGGGCGAAGGCTATTTCGAGGAAGCAACGACGGCGAGACGCTTTCGCGGGTGACGAGCGTGGAGGTTCCGCGCATTGGGCATATGGTTCCGGAGCTCGGAGACGAGCTCGATGCGGTGCTGGAAATGGCGCTTTCGAAAGCACCGGAGACGCGTTTTTGCACAGCTCAGGCGCTCGGCGCAGCGCTCGAAGCGATTGCGGCACCAGCAAACATGATTGCGCCGGTCGCAGAGGTGAGTCGTTACGTGCGTGAAACGGCGCGTGAAGACCTCGGAAGGCTCGAGGAATTGCGCCGATCGGCATTGAGCAAGAGTGGTACGCACGAAAAAGTGCCCCATACTGAAACGACAGCAATGTCCACGACGCCAACGATGCCGCAAGCCGGCCAGCGGACAGCGCAACATTTCGATACAGCGAATGACAAGACGAACATCGTACCCATTTTGGATCTAGCACACGCCCCGCAATCGGCGCTCATTGCACGAATATTGGATGGCGAAGGCGAAATGGACCGCCATGCGGATACCGAAGCCCAATCGAGTGTCGTGCATTCGGTGTCCGCTGAGAGAATGCCCGCGCCATCGTTCCCACCGACATTGAAGCGGCCCGCTGGACCTCGAGGAACGACACTGATGGCGCCGGTTCACAATGTGCAAGTGGTCGCCGCTGCACCGTTATCGCTTGCCGGCGGATCTTCGGCCAGCGCGGCGGCAGAGGCAGCAGCTCCGCCAAAGACGGCTGCACGAAATGAAATGGGCGTGTCGACGTTGCCGATCGCATTTCAACGCATTGCGCGTCCAGTATTGCCTTTCAAAACAGAAAAATCCAGCCTCAAGCGCGCGTTGCGAAACCGATGGGTTCTTGCTGCCGGAGTGCTCTTCCTTCTCTTGGGAATCGGAACGACGCTTTGGATGGTGCCGCGAAGCGGAGCGCGCAATGTGAACGCAGCCGAATCCGAAGCCAAGTGA
- a CDS encoding fibro-slime domain-containing protein codes for MRTRLVPLLSLIAVLGCSSSNDNTGLASSSGSSSGSSSGSGGGGSGGASNGAGGNGGEGGVSFTSSSGTGGAGGGAVTCSDKLTMRVRDFSEAHPDFQWSGHPNFGQIVGVRPGIVAKDLAQQPDGTYKPVYVAGGEVGPNGPTYAPFTGAANFDTWYRDTPGVNFATNVELPLITDGTSLVYDDANFHPIDATFGFGNEGFELNGMPNNWHFTSEAIASFRYQGGEVFTFRGDDDIWIFINHKLAIDLGGLHGPEQGSVDLDQRAAELGLVIGQVYDLQVFHAERNFSGSNYRFETSNFCLLPVDPPK; via the coding sequence ATGCGCACTCGACTCGTACCTCTCCTCAGCTTGATCGCCGTCCTTGGTTGTTCCTCCAGCAATGACAATACTGGCTTGGCCAGCTCGTCGGGCTCGTCCTCTGGTTCGAGCTCTGGATCCGGAGGTGGCGGATCCGGTGGGGCATCCAATGGTGCTGGGGGCAATGGCGGCGAAGGAGGAGTCAGCTTCACGTCGTCGAGCGGCACGGGCGGCGCGGGCGGCGGCGCGGTGACGTGCTCGGACAAACTCACGATGCGCGTGCGGGATTTTTCCGAAGCGCATCCGGACTTTCAGTGGAGTGGACATCCCAATTTCGGTCAAATCGTGGGAGTTCGGCCGGGTATCGTGGCCAAGGATTTGGCACAGCAACCGGACGGCACGTACAAGCCCGTGTACGTCGCCGGCGGTGAAGTCGGCCCCAATGGCCCGACGTATGCACCATTTACGGGAGCTGCCAATTTCGATACGTGGTATCGCGACACGCCAGGCGTCAATTTCGCCACCAACGTCGAGCTGCCGCTCATCACGGACGGCACTTCGCTCGTGTACGACGATGCGAATTTTCACCCGATCGACGCGACGTTCGGCTTTGGCAATGAAGGATTCGAGCTGAATGGCATGCCGAACAATTGGCACTTCACCTCGGAAGCCATTGCCTCGTTCCGCTACCAGGGCGGCGAGGTATTCACGTTCCGGGGGGACGACGACATCTGGATCTTCATCAATCACAAACTCGCAATCGACCTCGGCGGGCTTCACGGGCCCGAGCAAGGCAGCGTCGATCTCGACCAGCGTGCCGCCGAACTAGGCTTGGTCATTGGTCAGGTTTACGACCTGCAAGTGTTTCACGCAGAGCGTAATTTTTCGGGCTCGAATTACCGATTCGAGACGAGCAATTTTTGCTTGTTGCCAGTCGACCCGCCGAAGTAG
- a CDS encoding histidine phosphatase family protein translates to MNEQATSAWTPRIFGEPDDTTTVLSMVGLPARGKTYIARRVARYLNWLGHPTRVFNVGNYRRKILGASQPADFFAPANAAGRKVLNDLAMQALEDMLDWLQEGGEVGIFDATNSTNDRRRIVEARCRKAGVPLVFIESFCNDPAVIEANVRDTKLKSLDYAGMDPEAAAHDFLRRIAHYEGMYETLDDPSQSYIKIIDVGRQVILNRIHGYLPARLAPLLIDMHVSPRPIWLTRHGQSMYNVLGKIGGDPELSPAGEEYAKHLAEFVKQHAPRDQEVSIWTSTLRRTIQTAQAITRTPRSWRGLDEIDAGVCDGMTYDQIRLELPDVWAARGTDKFRYRYPRGESYEDVIQRLDPIIIQLERQRSPVLVIAHQAVLRAIYAYLMDLAPSKCPNISMPLHTVIQLTPNAYGCEEKRFVLAPHVEDQGAGG, encoded by the coding sequence ATGAACGAGCAAGCAACCTCCGCGTGGACCCCTCGAATTTTTGGCGAACCAGACGATACCACGACGGTGTTATCCATGGTGGGTTTGCCCGCCCGAGGGAAAACCTACATTGCCCGGCGAGTCGCCCGATATTTGAATTGGCTCGGGCATCCGACGCGAGTCTTCAACGTTGGCAATTATCGACGCAAGATTTTGGGAGCGAGTCAACCGGCGGACTTTTTTGCTCCCGCCAATGCAGCGGGCAGGAAGGTCTTGAACGATCTGGCCATGCAAGCGCTCGAAGACATGCTCGATTGGCTGCAAGAGGGCGGAGAAGTGGGCATATTCGATGCCACGAACAGCACCAATGACAGGCGGCGCATCGTCGAAGCGCGATGTCGCAAAGCCGGCGTGCCGCTCGTCTTCATCGAATCATTTTGCAATGATCCCGCCGTCATCGAAGCGAACGTGCGCGACACGAAACTGAAATCGCTCGATTACGCGGGCATGGATCCCGAAGCCGCGGCGCACGATTTCCTTCGGCGCATTGCCCATTACGAAGGCATGTACGAAACGCTCGACGACCCTTCGCAGAGCTACATCAAAATCATCGATGTCGGCCGTCAAGTCATCCTCAATCGCATTCACGGGTATTTGCCGGCGCGCCTCGCCCCTTTGCTCATCGACATGCACGTTTCGCCGCGTCCCATTTGGCTGACGAGGCACGGGCAGAGCATGTACAACGTGCTCGGAAAGATTGGCGGCGATCCGGAGCTTTCTCCGGCCGGCGAAGAATATGCGAAACACTTGGCAGAATTCGTAAAACAACATGCTCCGCGCGACCAGGAAGTCAGCATTTGGACGAGCACGCTCCGGCGCACGATTCAAACGGCCCAGGCAATCACGCGGACGCCAAGGTCTTGGCGCGGGCTCGACGAAATCGACGCCGGGGTTTGCGACGGCATGACGTACGATCAAATTCGCCTCGAATTGCCCGACGTCTGGGCCGCGCGCGGGACGGATAAATTTCGGTATCGATATCCACGCGGCGAATCTTATGAAGACGTCATCCAAAGGCTCGATCCGATCATCATCCAGCTCGAACGGCAGCGCTCTCCCGTGCTCGTGATTGCGCATCAAGCGGTCCTGCGGGCCATTTACGCGTACTTGATGGACCTTGCCCCGAGCAAATGCCCCAACATCAGCATGCCGCTGCACACGGTGATTCAACTCACGCCCAATGCGTATGGTTGCGAGGAAAAACGGTTTGTCTTGGCACCGCACGTGGAAGACCAAGGAGCAGGCGGCTGA
- a CDS encoding radical SAM protein, translated as MPAMRVARVLTNETCNQACGFCSARRPAERRDFVVAPAVVRRIDAALSAGAREIILTGGEPTMRRDLADLVRYARSRGAARVVLETNAALVTGDSARALAREGLDMARVHLPAFGPEADAITRDEGGFVATLAGIRALANAGVPLKSPRRLFRRTCISSQTSRPDFELQTSTSCASS; from the coding sequence ATGCCTGCGATGCGCGTGGCGCGAGTGCTCACCAACGAGACGTGCAACCAGGCTTGCGGCTTCTGCTCGGCACGAAGGCCCGCGGAACGCCGCGATTTCGTCGTTGCGCCGGCGGTCGTGCGACGCATCGACGCGGCCCTTTCCGCGGGCGCTCGCGAAATCATCTTGACGGGCGGCGAACCGACGATGCGTCGAGACCTCGCGGATCTGGTGCGATACGCTCGATCGCGCGGCGCAGCGCGCGTGGTGCTCGAAACCAACGCGGCGCTCGTGACGGGCGATTCCGCACGCGCACTTGCTCGCGAGGGCCTCGACATGGCGCGGGTGCACTTGCCCGCGTTCGGTCCCGAAGCGGATGCGATCACGCGAGACGAAGGAGGGTTTGTCGCCACGCTCGCGGGCATACGCGCGCTCGCCAATGCAGGCGTGCCCCTGAAATCGCCACGCCGATTGTTTCGACGAACCTGCATCTCGTCGCAAACATCCCGCCCGGACTTCGAGCTGCAAACATCGACGTCTTGCGCATCGTCGTGA
- a CDS encoding NAD(P)-binding protein — MSTSPKVRVAVLGGGMGALTAAYALTSPENPHAQAYELTVYQLGFRLGGKGASGRSLDPHCFGRIEEHGLHNLFGFYENTFQMMRSVYRELRDRHGIERGDFMDAVSPENAAVFVEEVNGKPRPWHIYNPSNDRMPGDGAEGLSLAETVELMIEFLELNVRYHDRSVAPPMVGTKRTMSVGRKAAVHIVVKAIEGLLSFAPRDLKDKPFWVRLSAVVGRLPSDVVVNALKAARRAAFVALGPTLHDDGTRRLWIAIHFATSIVIGLATENIFVKGLDALNYIDFSALATALRHGRWWNFGAIRAFAGDVRLVVCLSWWQYVTRRAKWVCRGSRLRSGHFACRSLSRSVHVQRCVRLEDARRHR; from the coding sequence ATGTCGACTTCACCGAAGGTTCGAGTTGCAGTGCTCGGTGGCGGAATGGGCGCGCTGACCGCTGCGTATGCGTTGACTTCGCCCGAAAATCCGCATGCCCAGGCGTATGAATTGACCGTTTATCAGCTTGGTTTCCGTCTGGGGGGCAAGGGTGCCAGCGGACGCAGTCTCGATCCGCATTGTTTTGGCCGTATTGAAGAGCACGGATTGCATAACCTGTTCGGTTTTTATGAAAACACGTTTCAGATGATGCGCAGCGTATACCGCGAGCTGCGCGATCGTCATGGGATTGAACGCGGGGATTTCATGGATGCGGTGAGTCCGGAGAATGCCGCCGTCTTCGTGGAAGAAGTCAATGGCAAACCGAGGCCTTGGCACATTTACAATCCGAGCAACGACCGAATGCCTGGTGATGGGGCCGAAGGGCTTTCCCTGGCGGAAACGGTTGAATTGATGATCGAATTTCTGGAGCTGAACGTTCGTTATCACGACCGCAGTGTGGCTCCGCCCATGGTCGGCACGAAACGCACCATGTCTGTGGGACGAAAGGCGGCGGTGCACATCGTCGTCAAAGCCATCGAAGGCTTGTTATCGTTCGCCCCTCGAGATTTGAAAGACAAACCATTTTGGGTGCGCTTGTCGGCCGTCGTTGGCCGCTTGCCGAGCGACGTCGTCGTCAACGCCTTGAAGGCGGCCCGTCGAGCTGCATTCGTTGCGCTCGGCCCCACGTTGCACGACGATGGGACGCGACGGCTGTGGATCGCAATTCATTTCGCCACTTCGATCGTGATTGGGCTCGCGACGGAAAACATCTTCGTCAAAGGGCTCGACGCGTTGAATTACATCGATTTTTCGGCACTGGCTACGGCGCTACGCCATGGACGATGGTGGAATTTTGGAGCGATCCGTGCTTTTGCGGGTGATGTACGACTCGTCGTTTGCTTATCGTGGTGGCAATACGTCACGCGAAGAGCAAAGTGGGTTTGCCGCGGGAGCCGATTACGAAGCGGGCACTTTGCTTGCCGGTCTCTTTCGCGCAGCGTTCACGTACAAAGGTGCGTTCGGCTGGAAGATGCGAGGAGGCACCGGTGA
- a CDS encoding FAD-dependent oxidoreductase, with product MSHLLRYEGWSGTQAPGHVSYYVSPMSDAPARHTDARASVRRHAERVLVGEGAKHLRAAHAGPFDWSHLVDHRPDAPQGMERLDAQYWRANTYPSERYVLSVAGSTEHRLLPHDRNGYRNLYLAGDWTRNGMNCGAMESAVMGGLLCARAFDGFPRKIVGASE from the coding sequence ATGAGCCATCTTCTGCGGTACGAGGGTTGGTCCGGGACCCAGGCGCCGGGCCACGTTTCTTATTATGTCAGCCCCATGTCCGACGCTCCGGCAAGGCACACCGACGCTCGAGCCTCCGTGCGACGCCATGCCGAACGGGTGCTCGTGGGAGAAGGCGCAAAGCATCTGCGTGCGGCTCATGCAGGGCCCTTCGATTGGTCACACCTGGTCGATCATCGACCGGACGCGCCTCAGGGTATGGAGCGCCTCGATGCACAATACTGGCGCGCGAATACGTATCCATCCGAGCGTTACGTCTTGTCCGTCGCGGGAAGTACCGAGCATCGGCTATTGCCTCACGATCGCAATGGATATCGAAACTTGTACCTGGCAGGCGATTGGACGCGCAATGGAATGAATTGCGGTGCAATGGAATCCGCGGTCATGGGCGGGTTGCTTTGCGCGCGAGCGTTCGACGGGTTCCCCCGGAAAATCGTGGGGGCGAGCGAGTGA